The following are from one region of the Candidatus Rokuibacteriota bacterium genome:
- a CDS encoding acyl dehydratase has translation EFHHDEHVAKAQGLPGIILSGPLMASYLLTEVAHWVGRNARLLRFADRNVGSTMPRDMAYLRGRVKKTYVQDGEGVLEIECWIENQRGENTTPGRAVTAVPRRTP, from the coding sequence GAATTCCATCACGACGAGCACGTGGCGAAGGCCCAGGGTCTGCCCGGCATCATCCTGTCCGGGCCGCTGATGGCGTCGTACCTCCTGACCGAGGTCGCGCACTGGGTCGGGCGAAACGCGCGGCTGCTCCGGTTCGCCGACCGGAACGTCGGCTCCACGATGCCCCGGGACATGGCGTACCTCCGCGGTCGCGTCAAGAAGACGTACGTGCAGGACGGCGAGGGCGTGCTCGAAATCGAGTGCTGGATCGAGAACCAGCGGGGCGAGAACACGACGCCGGGGCGCGCGGTGACGGCGGTGCCCCGCCGGACCCCCTGA
- a CDS encoding MaoC family dehydratase N-terminal domain-containing protein encodes MEMSVPDIEKFLAGLVGPVGKPDTMAVELGAVRKMAKAVEDFDPIHYDAAAAIARGYRGVVAPWPLLWLFYFNGTEHSIDFPFGKATVHGEDEYEFRDPVIVGDEIAMQMVITDARLKQGRSGPLGVVVEERRFTNQLGTLCAVLRTTLIRR; translated from the coding sequence ATGGAGATGTCGGTCCCGGACATCGAGAAGTTCCTCGCCGGGCTCGTCGGTCCGGTCGGGAAGCCCGACACCATGGCGGTGGAGCTCGGGGCCGTCCGCAAGATGGCCAAGGCGGTGGAGGACTTCGATCCGATCCACTACGACGCCGCGGCGGCAATCGCGCGCGGCTATCGCGGCGTCGTGGCGCCGTGGCCGCTCCTGTGGCTCTTCTACTTCAACGGCACGGAGCACAGCATCGACTTCCCCTTCGGGAAGGCGACGGTCCACGGCGAGGACGAGTACGAGTTCCGCGATCCGGTGATCGTGGGCGACGAGATCGCGATGCAGATGGTGATCACCGACGCGCGCCTCAAGCAGGGGCGCTCGGGCCCGCTCGGGGTGGTCGTCGAGGAGCGGCGGTTCACCAACCAGCTCGGCACGCTCTGCGCGGTGCTGCGCACGACCCTCATCCGGCGCTGA
- a CDS encoding MaoC family dehydratase N-terminal domain-containing protein yields the protein MGVNYITDEVKAVIGAESEPVEAYHAVEPSEVRRFHHATMDPARRYWDAEWAKQSRYGGLVAPPAFPAHAFRRPPDAPDPLDQMGDPDFDGRNRRMRPGLPPVEVPLVRLLNGGYDYEFFRYARHGERLFVKSRFKDIYQRDGKSGTMVFVVIEDLYSNERGEPLLKTTNTLILR from the coding sequence ATGGGCGTCAACTACATCACCGATGAGGTGAAGGCCGTGATCGGCGCCGAATCGGAGCCGGTGGAGGCGTACCACGCCGTGGAGCCGAGCGAGGTGCGGCGGTTCCATCACGCCACGATGGACCCGGCGCGGCGCTACTGGGACGCCGAGTGGGCGAAGCAGAGCCGCTACGGCGGCCTGGTGGCGCCGCCGGCGTTCCCGGCACACGCCTTCCGGCGCCCGCCCGACGCGCCGGATCCCCTGGACCAGATGGGCGATCCCGACTTCGACGGCCGCAACCGGCGGATGCGGCCGGGCCTGCCGCCGGTCGAGGTCCCGCTGGTGCGCCTGCTGAATGGCGGCTACGACTACGAGTTCTTCCGCTACGCGCGCCACGGCGAGCGTCTCTTCGTGAAGAGCCGCTTCAAGGACATCTACCAGCGCGACGGCAAGTCTGGGACGATGGTGTTCGTGGTGATCGAGGACCTCTACAGCAACGAGCGAGGCGAGCCGCTGCTCAAGACGACGAACACGCTCATCCTGCGCTGA
- a CDS encoding acyl dehydratase yields MKAPVFEDVLVGQEIPVVVKGPMTTAHVMRWSAAMENWHRIHYDWRYATEHDKLPDVMVNGSWKQHVMVQLLTDWVGETGWLWKISFQFRGMNVPGDTLTAWGRVVKTEAHGPYGVVDLEIGLKNQKGDEGTPGTASVVLPRRNGPAVPYPFDPGSLGLATA; encoded by the coding sequence ATGAAGGCACCTGTGTTCGAGGATGTCCTGGTCGGACAGGAGATTCCGGTGGTGGTCAAGGGACCGATGACCACCGCGCACGTCATGCGGTGGTCGGCGGCCATGGAGAACTGGCACCGCATCCACTACGACTGGCGGTATGCCACGGAGCACGACAAGCTTCCCGACGTGATGGTGAACGGGTCGTGGAAGCAGCACGTGATGGTCCAGCTCCTCACCGACTGGGTCGGCGAAACCGGCTGGCTGTGGAAGATCAGCTTCCAGTTCCGCGGCATGAATGTGCCCGGCGACACGCTCACCGCGTGGGGCCGCGTGGTCAAGACGGAGGCCCACGGGCCGTACGGCGTCGTCGATCTCGAGATCGGCCTGAAGAACCAGAAGGGTGACGAGGGGACGCCCGGCACGGCGAGCGTCGTCCTGCCGCGACGCAACGGGCCAGCGGTGCCGTACCCGTTCGATCCCGGCTCGCTGGGCTTGGCGACGGCCTGA
- a CDS encoding LLM class flavin-dependent oxidoreductase: MRFGLSLPVQHPVGDDMSQRFAELLEMVRLARGAGFHHVSASQHYLAAPFQYMQPLPVLARVAAEIGEMTLGTGIMLLALQHPVDVAESLATLDVICGGRLVFGVGLGYRDVEFDAFGIPRGRRLSRFLEVLDVVRRLWTEERVTFHGEHFHLEDVGLTMRPRQKPRPPIVVAASNDKMVRRVARIGDAWAIAGHATLATLERQVALYRAALEAEGKPFPPPLFSLGKELYIARDMDTALREALPYLATKYEAYAQWGQDNVLPAGETFRLPIEQLRQDRFIVGDPAYCIEQIARHQERLDIQQMGFRLHWPGMPHQRVMKAIELLGERVLPHFA; the protein is encoded by the coding sequence ATGCGATTCGGGTTGTCACTGCCGGTGCAGCATCCCGTGGGCGACGACATGTCGCAGCGGTTCGCCGAGCTGCTGGAGATGGTGCGGCTGGCGCGGGGGGCGGGGTTCCATCACGTCAGCGCCAGCCAGCACTACCTGGCGGCGCCGTTCCAGTACATGCAGCCGCTCCCGGTCTTGGCACGCGTGGCGGCCGAGATCGGAGAGATGACGCTGGGAACGGGCATCATGCTGCTGGCCCTGCAGCATCCGGTGGATGTGGCGGAGTCCCTCGCCACCCTGGACGTGATCTGCGGCGGGCGGCTGGTGTTCGGCGTGGGACTCGGATACCGCGACGTCGAGTTCGATGCCTTCGGGATTCCGCGCGGCCGGCGGCTGTCTCGCTTTCTGGAGGTCCTGGACGTGGTGCGGCGGCTGTGGACCGAGGAGCGTGTGACCTTCCATGGCGAGCATTTTCACCTGGAGGACGTCGGCCTCACCATGAGGCCGCGGCAGAAGCCGCGGCCGCCCATCGTGGTGGCGGCCAGCAACGACAAGATGGTCCGGCGCGTCGCCCGTATCGGCGATGCCTGGGCCATTGCCGGCCACGCCACCCTGGCGACGCTGGAGCGGCAGGTGGCGCTATACCGCGCCGCCCTGGAAGCGGAGGGCAAGCCGTTTCCGCCTCCGCTGTTCAGTCTGGGCAAGGAGCTCTACATCGCGCGCGACATGGACACGGCCTTGCGCGAAGCCCTGCCGTACCTCGCGACCAAGTACGAAGCCTACGCGCAATGGGGCCAGGACAACGTCTTGCCCGCGGGTGAGACGTTTCGTCTGCCCATCGAGCAACTGCGGCAGGATCGGTTCATCGTCGGCGATCCCGCATACTGCATCGAACAGATCGCGCGGCATCAGGAGCGCCTGGACATCCAGCAGATGGGCTTTCGCCTGCACTGGCCCGGCATGCCGCACCAGCGCGTCATGAAGGCCATCGAGCTGCTCGGCGAGCGCGTCCTGCCGCATTTTGCGTGA
- a CDS encoding methylenetetrahydrofolate reductase, producing MLDAVLRRIEHLGLPIIVGVLPLVSYKNAEFLHNEVPGMQIPEEIRKRMRRMSGGEAARKEGVKIAREMLFAVRDRVQGAYLMPPLGRYELALEVLEGLKQ from the coding sequence CTGCTCGACGCCGTCCTACGGCGCATCGAGCACCTAGGACTACCCATCATCGTCGGGGTGCTCCCGCTCGTGAGCTACAAGAACGCGGAGTTCCTCCACAACGAGGTCCCCGGCATGCAGATCCCGGAGGAGATCCGCAAGCGCATGCGCCGGATGTCCGGCGGCGAGGCGGCGCGCAAGGAAGGCGTGAAGATCGCCCGCGAGATGCTCTTCGCGGTGCGGGACCGCGTGCAGGGCGCCTACCTCATGCCGCCCCTCGGCAGGTACGAGCTAGCGCTGGAGGTGCTGGAGGGTCTGAAGCAGTAG
- a CDS encoding ABC transporter substrate-binding protein, producing the protein MLFTIAALALLVASADVGMSAGAQAAETPRGGGILLAVIGAEPPSLDPHQEGTFANIQLVAPCYSLLLQFDPYDFSKIIGDVATDWKIAPDGRTYTFKIRQGIRFHDGSVMTAADVKASYDKIIFPPEGVRSTRKTSYSAVERIEAPDSGTVVFRLKFSSAALLVNLASPWNVIYPKQYLDQDPNYFKTHVVGSGPFKFKNYTRGSTFEGERNPDYFIKGRPYLDGYKFFISTETSVRAAAIRSGRAYVEFRNMPGPEVEAIKKQLGDKVVVQETGMSSSWGIAVNHTVKPFNDVRVRKALTLGIDRYTAGKVLFPINGLKFVGGSLRPGSEFALPEAELQKLPGFGKDIEKSRAEARRLLAEAGYPNGLKVVLKNRNIRLPFQDWGVFVIQEWRKIGVEAEHRPLETAAWFADGQNTGNFELIVSSPSTFMDDPDVWLNRYTTGDTENWGRFSDPRLDDLYARQARSLDPVERKKLANEMERIVLENVHYLPGLWWTRNVVHWAKVKNYVAPPNQFSNQKLQDVWLAED; encoded by the coding sequence ATGCTGTTCACCATCGCTGCGCTCGCGCTTTTGGTTGCCTCGGCAGATGTGGGGATGTCCGCCGGGGCCCAGGCGGCGGAAACGCCCCGCGGGGGGGGCATCCTGCTGGCGGTCATCGGCGCCGAGCCGCCGAGCCTCGACCCCCACCAGGAGGGCACCTTCGCCAATATCCAGCTCGTGGCGCCGTGCTACAGCCTGCTCTTGCAGTTCGACCCGTACGACTTCTCGAAGATCATCGGCGACGTGGCCACGGACTGGAAGATCGCGCCTGATGGGCGGACCTACACGTTCAAGATCCGGCAGGGGATCCGGTTCCACGACGGCTCGGTCATGACAGCGGCTGACGTCAAGGCCAGCTACGACAAGATCATCTTCCCGCCGGAGGGGGTCCGGAGCACGCGAAAGACCAGTTACTCGGCGGTGGAGCGGATCGAGGCCCCCGACTCCGGCACCGTGGTGTTCCGGCTCAAGTTCTCGTCCGCCGCCCTCCTCGTCAACCTGGCGTCGCCGTGGAACGTGATCTACCCGAAGCAGTACCTGGACCAGGACCCGAACTACTTCAAGACGCACGTGGTAGGCTCGGGGCCCTTCAAGTTCAAGAACTACACGCGCGGCTCCACGTTCGAGGGGGAACGGAACCCCGACTACTTCATCAAGGGCCGGCCCTATCTCGACGGGTACAAGTTCTTCATCAGCACGGAGACGTCCGTGCGGGCGGCGGCGATTCGTTCCGGCCGCGCCTACGTCGAGTTCCGCAACATGCCGGGGCCGGAGGTAGAGGCGATCAAGAAGCAGCTCGGCGACAAGGTCGTCGTGCAGGAAACGGGCATGAGCTCCTCCTGGGGGATCGCGGTCAACCACACGGTGAAGCCCTTCAACGACGTTCGGGTGCGCAAGGCGCTCACACTGGGCATCGATCGGTACACGGCGGGCAAGGTGCTGTTTCCCATCAACGGACTGAAGTTCGTCGGGGGATCGCTGCGCCCGGGCTCGGAGTTTGCGTTGCCGGAGGCGGAGCTGCAGAAGCTCCCGGGGTTCGGCAAGGACATCGAGAAGAGCCGGGCGGAGGCGCGGCGGCTCCTGGCCGAGGCCGGCTATCCCAACGGGCTGAAGGTCGTCTTGAAGAATCGCAACATCAGGCTGCCCTTCCAGGACTGGGGGGTGTTCGTGATCCAGGAGTGGCGCAAGATCGGGGTGGAGGCGGAGCATCGCCCGCTCGAGACGGCGGCCTGGTTCGCGGATGGGCAGAACACGGGGAACTTCGAGCTGATCGTTTCCTCGCCGAGCACGTTCATGGACGATCCCGATGTGTGGCTCAATCGCTACACCACGGGGGACACCGAGAACTGGGGCCGGTTCTCCGACCCGAGGCTCGACGATCTGTACGCGCGACAGGCGCGCTCGCTCGACCCCGTCGAGCGCAAGAAGCTCGCCAACGAGATGGAACGGATCGTCCTGGAGAACGTGCACTACCTGCCGGGGTTGTGGTGGACGCGGAACGTGGTGCACTGGGCGAAGGTGAAGAATTACGTCGCCCCGCCCAATCAATTCTCCAACCAGAAGCTGCAGGACGTGTGGCTCGCGGAGGACTGA
- a CDS encoding transposase family protein produces the protein MAVRASYFFVVGWGWYYLISVLDDYSRFILAWKLKAEQTAEAISEVVQQAVEWTGMPAAPVESRARLLTDRGSGYLAAAFEDYLRARGIRHIYCAPHHPRPTASSSASTRRSRRGSICWSTRALRSSGPRWRTSSASTTTSGTTRGSGM, from the coding sequence GTGGCAGTCCGAGCCAGCTACTTCTTCGTGGTGGGCTGGGGGTGGTACTACCTGATCTCGGTGCTCGACGACTATTCCCGGTTCATCCTGGCCTGGAAGCTCAAGGCGGAGCAGACGGCCGAGGCCATCAGCGAGGTGGTCCAGCAGGCCGTGGAGTGGACGGGCATGCCGGCGGCGCCGGTCGAGTCCCGAGCGCGGTTGCTCACCGACCGGGGCTCAGGCTACCTGGCGGCCGCGTTTGAGGACTACCTGCGTGCCCGGGGGATCCGGCACATCTACTGCGCCCCCCATCACCCCAGACCAACGGCAAGCTCGAGCGCTTCCACGAGACGCTCAAGGCGCGGCTCAATCTGCTGGTCTACACGAGCCCTGAGGTCCTCCGGGCCGCGATGGCGGACTTCATCCGCTTCTACAACCACGAGCGGTACCACGAGGGGATCGGGAATGTGA
- a CDS encoding acetate--CoA ligase family protein: MSARAPDLQPLLAPRSIALVGASRSNPYASRLLSNLAGGGFAGAIYLVNRRAESIDGYPAFPSVEALPEPVDLAAVVVPQRAVLGVLEECAKRGVRATVVISAGFAEAGHDGRRDEEEIQALARRTGLLVCGPNCLGIANAAAPAMMHAYSGLRIPPGRIALVSQSGALAFASILSPAADRDIGFSHVVSSGNEAVLDSVDFIRAFVRDPAPRVIATLIEGLKPGRGRHLLEAAEEAADAGKPLVVCKVGRSELGARQSVSHTGSMTGSDAVYEAAFAQGGIIRVPDPDDLFEVGSMFDRCPEPRGEGLAILTTSGGLGVLLADKCGAHGLDLPPLSREISSALAASGHLLILGELGNPADIRGQGAQHLPEILRLFIADDRYHILTVALGMPAVGERSTGIARDLISVASETDKPLIVLWTGTRRDPQGRVSDEDGFRLLERSPIPIFSTPDKYFRAVQAMVAYHRFRRRRSRARATPAPPAPAADAAAARAFLAGKQETLDELESRRVLGFYGISGPRETLVADVDAAVSAAAAIGYPVALKVVSPDVPHKTEAGAVRLSIAGEDALRAAWAETMRRLAADHPATRVRGVLVQAMVTGAREMIVGVARDPQFGPVVTCGLGGVLVEVMRDVSRRVAPLAIDDARDMLASLRAAPALGAFRGRAPADVEAVADVLVRVARLAVDLDDRIAEIDVNPLMVRDAGEGAVAVDALVVLRPEHQGVMA; the protein is encoded by the coding sequence TTGAGCGCCCGGGCCCCCGATCTCCAGCCGCTCCTCGCGCCGCGCTCGATCGCGCTCGTCGGCGCCTCGCGGTCCAATCCCTATGCGAGCCGGCTGCTCTCGAACCTCGCCGGGGGCGGCTTCGCCGGCGCGATCTACCTCGTGAACCGGCGCGCCGAGTCCATCGACGGCTACCCCGCGTTCCCGAGCGTCGAGGCCCTGCCCGAGCCGGTCGATCTCGCCGCCGTCGTCGTCCCCCAGCGCGCGGTGCTCGGCGTGCTCGAGGAGTGCGCGAAGCGCGGCGTCCGCGCCACCGTCGTCATCAGCGCCGGCTTCGCGGAGGCCGGCCACGACGGCCGCCGCGACGAGGAGGAGATCCAGGCCCTCGCCCGCCGGACCGGGCTCCTCGTCTGCGGACCGAACTGTCTCGGGATCGCGAACGCCGCGGCGCCGGCGATGATGCACGCCTACTCGGGACTCCGCATCCCGCCCGGCCGGATCGCGCTCGTCTCCCAGAGCGGCGCGCTCGCCTTCGCCTCGATCCTGTCGCCGGCGGCCGACCGGGACATCGGCTTCAGCCACGTCGTGTCGAGTGGCAACGAGGCCGTCCTCGACTCCGTCGATTTCATCCGGGCCTTCGTCCGCGATCCGGCGCCGCGCGTGATCGCGACCCTCATCGAGGGCCTGAAGCCGGGCCGCGGGCGGCACTTGCTCGAGGCCGCGGAGGAAGCTGCCGACGCGGGCAAGCCGCTCGTCGTCTGCAAGGTGGGACGCTCGGAGCTCGGAGCCCGCCAGTCCGTCTCTCACACGGGATCGATGACGGGCTCGGATGCCGTGTACGAGGCGGCGTTCGCGCAGGGTGGCATCATCCGTGTCCCCGATCCGGACGATCTCTTCGAGGTCGGCTCCATGTTCGATCGCTGCCCCGAGCCACGCGGGGAGGGTCTGGCGATCCTCACGACGTCCGGGGGTCTCGGCGTGTTGCTCGCCGACAAGTGCGGAGCCCACGGCCTCGATCTTCCGCCGCTCTCGCGCGAGATCTCGAGCGCCCTCGCGGCGAGCGGCCATCTGCTGATCCTCGGCGAGCTCGGCAACCCCGCCGACATCCGCGGTCAGGGCGCCCAGCACCTCCCGGAGATCCTCCGGCTCTTCATCGCTGACGACCGTTACCACATCCTCACCGTCGCGCTCGGGATGCCGGCCGTCGGCGAGCGCTCGACAGGGATTGCGCGCGACCTGATCAGCGTCGCCTCGGAGACCGACAAGCCGCTGATCGTGCTGTGGACGGGCACGCGGCGCGATCCCCAGGGCCGCGTCAGTGACGAGGACGGCTTCCGCCTGCTCGAGCGGAGCCCCATCCCGATCTTCTCGACGCCGGACAAGTACTTCCGCGCCGTGCAGGCGATGGTCGCCTACCATCGCTTTCGCCGGCGCCGCTCTCGCGCGCGCGCGACGCCCGCTCCTCCCGCGCCCGCCGCCGACGCGGCAGCCGCTCGGGCGTTCCTCGCCGGCAAGCAAGAGACGCTCGACGAGCTGGAGTCGCGCCGCGTGCTCGGCTTCTACGGCATCTCCGGACCCCGCGAGACGCTCGTCGCCGACGTCGACGCCGCGGTCTCCGCAGCCGCTGCCATCGGGTACCCCGTCGCGCTGAAGGTCGTCTCGCCCGACGTCCCGCACAAGACGGAGGCGGGAGCCGTGCGCCTCTCCATCGCCGGCGAGGACGCGCTCCGCGCCGCGTGGGCCGAGACGATGAGGCGCCTCGCCGCCGATCATCCGGCCACTCGCGTCCGCGGCGTCCTCGTCCAGGCCATGGTGACCGGAGCGCGAGAGATGATTGTGGGCGTCGCCCGCGACCCGCAGTTCGGTCCCGTGGTGACGTGCGGCCTCGGCGGCGTGCTCGTCGAGGTGATGCGCGACGTCAGCCGCCGCGTCGCGCCGCTCGCGATCGACGACGCGCGCGACATGCTGGCGTCGCTCAGGGCCGCGCCGGCCCTCGGCGCCTTCCGTGGCCGCGCGCCCGCCGACGTTGAGGCGGTGGCGGACGTCCTCGTGCGGGTCGCCCGGCTGGCCGTCGACCTGGACGACCGGATCGCCGAGATCGACGTGAACCCCCTCATGGTCCGCGACGCCGGCGAGGGCGCCGTCGCCGTGGACGCCCTCGTCGTCCTTCGCCCCGAACACCAGGGGGTCATGGCATGA
- a CDS encoding CoA ester lyase, with amino-acid sequence MSFRVRRSSLILPVNVPRFIEKAHTRGADAIVLDLEDSVPAAAKASARKLVKDTLPLVARGGAEVAVRVNNDPALLSDDIDASVWPGLAGLSIPKVETAAEIERLAAQVERLERARGIPVGHVTLSIAIETPKGLLACESIATASPRIVTMGVGPEDYCLSLGVEPSADGIELLYGVSRVVTVCKTVGIQAVGLLGSIAGFRDLAAFEGAATRARSLGCEGAGCIHPEQVVVLNRVFSPDPQKVEYARRAVEAFEEGVKRGTASVNLDGKMVDVPVYRRAQLILQRANAIAELERTKAEALKRLG; translated from the coding sequence ATGAGCTTCCGCGTGCGCCGCTCCTCGCTGATCCTTCCCGTCAACGTCCCCCGCTTCATCGAGAAGGCGCACACGCGCGGCGCCGACGCGATCGTCCTCGACCTCGAGGACTCCGTCCCGGCGGCGGCGAAGGCGAGTGCCCGGAAGCTCGTGAAGGACACGCTCCCGCTGGTCGCGCGCGGCGGCGCCGAGGTTGCCGTGCGGGTCAACAACGATCCCGCGCTGCTGTCCGACGACATCGACGCGTCGGTGTGGCCCGGGCTTGCCGGCCTCTCGATCCCGAAGGTCGAGACCGCTGCGGAGATCGAGCGCCTGGCGGCGCAGGTCGAGCGGCTGGAGCGGGCCCGCGGCATCCCGGTGGGCCACGTCACGCTGAGCATCGCGATCGAGACGCCGAAGGGACTCCTCGCGTGCGAGAGCATCGCGACGGCGAGCCCGCGGATCGTCACGATGGGCGTCGGCCCGGAGGACTACTGCCTGTCTCTCGGCGTCGAGCCCTCCGCCGACGGGATCGAGCTGCTCTACGGAGTCTCGAGGGTCGTCACCGTCTGCAAGACGGTCGGCATCCAGGCCGTCGGCCTCCTCGGCAGCATCGCCGGCTTCCGGGACCTCGCCGCGTTTGAAGGCGCCGCCACGCGGGCTCGAAGCCTGGGCTGCGAGGGCGCGGGCTGCATTCACCCGGAGCAGGTCGTCGTCCTCAACCGGGTCTTCTCTCCGGATCCGCAGAAGGTCGAGTACGCCCGCCGCGCGGTGGAAGCGTTCGAGGAGGGCGTCAAGCGCGGCACCGCCTCGGTGAACCTCGACGGCAAGATGGTCGACGTCCCGGTCTACCGCCGGGCCCAGCTCATCCTGCAGCGCGCGAACGCGATCGCGGAGCTCGAGCGGACGAAGGCGGAAGCGCTCAAGCGCCTCGGGTGA
- a CDS encoding thiamine pyrophosphate-binding protein, whose protein sequence is MAQITVALALAKLLERMGTEYVFGVNGHGNWALLDALVHDTRIKGIPARAEDHALQMADGYWRVRRQAPMPIVTTSVGPGNANIVSALAGAFYESIAMLVFAGAGATHWFDRGGIEEAYRYAPEEWTQIVKPISKKAVLITRPDTAVDMFLRAYRTAITGRPVKEAPDGDVAVLMIARDLLVRQVPPPRDRRHRHEQSLRGSLWSFPGRPSGQPRSRDAAMLPERAQQCQRLDRSSVTGALLDRETSRSP, encoded by the coding sequence ATGGCGCAGATCACCGTCGCTCTAGCGCTGGCGAAGCTTCTGGAACGCATGGGCACGGAGTACGTGTTCGGCGTGAACGGTCACGGCAACTGGGCGCTCCTCGATGCATTGGTGCACGACACACGGATCAAGGGGATCCCGGCCCGAGCCGAAGACCACGCGCTGCAGATGGCGGACGGGTACTGGCGAGTCCGGCGCCAGGCCCCGATGCCGATCGTGACGACGAGCGTCGGGCCGGGCAACGCGAACATCGTGTCGGCCCTCGCCGGCGCCTTCTATGAGTCCATCGCGATGCTCGTCTTCGCCGGCGCGGGCGCGACACACTGGTTCGACCGGGGCGGAATCGAAGAGGCATATCGGTACGCGCCCGAGGAGTGGACGCAGATCGTCAAGCCGATTTCGAAAAAGGCCGTGCTCATCACGCGCCCCGATACCGCGGTCGATATGTTCCTGCGAGCCTACCGCACGGCGATCACCGGGCGCCCCGTCAAGGAGGCCCCGGACGGCGACGTAGCCGTCCTGATGATAGCTCGCGACCTGCTCGTCCGTCAGGTACCGCCGCCGCGTGACCGCCGTCATCGCCATGAGCAATCCCTCCGGGGCTCGCTGTGGTCGTTCCCGGGCCGCCCGAGCGGGCAGCCGCGAAGCCGAGATGCGGCGATGCTACCGGAACGGGCCCAGCAGTGTCAACGACTCGACCGTTCGAGTGTGACCGGGGCACTCCTCGACCGTGAGACAAGTCGATCCCCCTGA
- a CDS encoding GntR family transcriptional regulator codes for MDDQSSVQPDAQTAVQFRTDRAGGRGLPLYFRLRNLLEESIRAGAFPPGARLPSEHEVCQKYGVSRATVREALRELVDSGLVVRQHGKGSFVSSMTKDAVEPVKLVGSLEDLYDQVERVVARSVEIDRCQGPVRVLERLALPPETPLIVVRRVREVNGRVLAWTVNFLPVNIGRRLRKADLLKYPLLRLLEERHGIKIAEAVQTLRAVLANRETALHLEVPFASPLLFAERLYLAPGGTPIQLVQSHYRADRYAFAVRLQRLKAQHWSWGRGH; via the coding sequence ATGGACGACCAATCATCCGTGCAACCGGACGCACAGACGGCCGTTCAGTTCCGGACCGACCGGGCTGGCGGGCGCGGGCTGCCGCTCTACTTCCGACTCCGCAATCTCCTCGAGGAGAGCATCCGCGCCGGGGCATTTCCGCCGGGCGCCCGCCTCCCGTCGGAGCACGAGGTCTGCCAGAAATACGGCGTCAGTCGGGCGACCGTCCGAGAAGCGCTGCGTGAGCTCGTCGATTCCGGCCTCGTAGTCCGGCAGCACGGCAAGGGTAGTTTCGTGTCCAGCATGACGAAGGACGCGGTTGAACCGGTCAAGCTCGTCGGCTCTCTCGAGGACCTCTACGATCAGGTCGAGCGGGTCGTGGCGAGGTCGGTCGAGATCGACCGGTGTCAGGGGCCGGTGAGGGTGCTGGAGCGACTCGCGCTTCCGCCCGAGACCCCGCTGATCGTGGTCCGGCGCGTGCGGGAGGTGAACGGCAGGGTGCTCGCCTGGACCGTGAACTTCCTCCCCGTCAACATCGGCCGGCGGCTCCGCAAGGCCGATTTGCTCAAGTACCCGCTCCTCCGCCTGCTGGAGGAGCGGCACGGGATCAAGATCGCCGAAGCGGTCCAGACGCTCCGCGCGGTGCTCGCCAATCGTGAAACCGCTCTTCACCTGGAGGTCCCGTTCGCCTCGCCGCTGCTGTTCGCCGAGCGCCTGTACCTCGCGCCGGGCGGCACGCCGATTCAGCTCGTTCAGAGCCACTACCGCGCCGACCGCTATGCGTTCGCGGTGCGCCTCCAGCGGCTCAAAGCACAACACTGGTCCTGGGGCCGCGGTCACTGA
- a CDS encoding UbiX family flavin prenyltransferase, producing MKLVVGMSGASGAIYGIRVLEVLNRAGVETHLVMSNSARRTVALETDHGVGSVLKLATHVHDVDDVGACISSGSFKHDGMVIAPCSIKTLSAVANSFNSNLLCRAADVTLKERRKLVLMIRETPLHLGHLRLTTQITETGAVLVPPIPAFYHRPKTLDDLINQLVNKALEQFGMDVNLLNRWTGADKPASGQ from the coding sequence ATGAAATTAGTCGTGGGAATGTCCGGGGCCAGCGGCGCGATTTACGGCATCCGGGTGCTCGAGGTCTTGAACCGGGCGGGAGTCGAGACGCATCTTGTCATGTCGAATTCGGCCAGGCGGACGGTTGCCCTTGAGACGGATCACGGCGTGGGCAGCGTTTTGAAGTTGGCGACCCACGTTCACGACGTTGACGACGTGGGAGCCTGCATTTCGAGCGGCTCGTTCAAGCACGACGGTATGGTGATTGCGCCGTGCTCGATCAAGACTCTTTCGGCAGTGGCAAACTCGTTCAATTCCAATTTGCTGTGCCGCGCGGCGGATGTGACGCTGAAGGAGCGGCGCAAGCTGGTGCTGATGATTCGTGAGACGCCGCTGCATCTCGGACACTTGCGGCTGACGACACAGATCACCGAGACGGGGGCCGTGCTCGTGCCGCCCATCCCGGCGTTCTATCACCGGCCCAAGACGCTGGACGACCTGATCAACCAGTTGGTGAACAAGGCGCTGGAACAGTTCGGGATGGATGTCAATCTTCTCAATCGCTGGACCGGAGCGGACAAGCCGGCGTCGGGGCAGTAA